One genomic window of Arachis hypogaea cultivar Tifrunner chromosome 8, arahy.Tifrunner.gnm2.J5K5, whole genome shotgun sequence includes the following:
- the LOC114924349 gene encoding uncharacterized protein, whose product MWELHPDFQNYLRTSWNKENSLLTAIGELKKDLLKWNKEIFGNIFKAKIRLLNRIAGIQRSNTYGVNPYLDKLEQDLNKELNDILDKKETFWVQKSRQEWIVEGDRNKEEINRIQKLRNKEGNWIEEEEELKAHVLKHFQDLYQEQVNIILVDNLSVLMPNFNTSDCRKLIAMPTEMEIRRAIFSIGSLKAPGSDGLPSLIYKNNWEIIKEKLCNFIYSCWTEPKQIKQSNTTLLTLVPKFNNHEFISQFRPIALAIVIWNGNRTEEFVPKRGLRQGDPISPYLFVIGMDKLSYLIEDRVKRGLWKAIRVGRKGPDISHLVFADDLLLFAEATIDQIKEVTEVIETFCKASGLKINVEKSSIVFSKRTNMDIRHEITKYSGFKEQRDLGRYLGAMITSNRKGKENFKDILERVHNKLKGWKKNKGILINKALNLDTVDAESLVWEWTKQNGEWDIDRLNQNLPPEIVMEIICKPPPQAENDDDRRGWRLSHDGNFSINSTYKELRKWPSEEKTIWKQLWSWRGPQRAKIFLWTAIHKKLMTNQRRVRIFGGAGNCTLCNGGQEDIVHVLRNCPKASTIWVNLVKTDEIPNFFQLEWDNWIEINLQQQLGKDEELDWRDVFITACWRIWQWRNKEIHEQQYRRPMQPYAKINKEAKKIKKALEKAYLIGQRRGRIERNVQWNPPPAGWIKLNSDGTTQGNLGTIGCGGILRDEEGRWIAGFSHKIGVGTAFMAELCGVKKGLEITWTMGFRKIVVEIYAGEVIKLLNKGENLASHPNAVVREIYELKRRN is encoded by the exons ATGTGGGAGTTACATCCagattttcaaaactacctaagaACAAGTTGGAACAAAGAAAACTCTCTATTGACAGCTATTGGAGAACTTAAAAAAGACCTACTGAAGTGGAATAAGGAAATATTCGGGAACATCTTCAAAGCTAAAATAAGACTTCTCAACAGAATAGCGGGCATTCAAAGAAGCAATACGTACGGAGTAAATCCCTATCTAGACAAATTGGAGCAAGATTTGAATAAAGAACTAAATGATATTCTAGATAAGAAAGAGACCTTTTGGGTGCAAAAATCAAGACAGGAATGGATAGTAGAAGGAGATAGAAATAAAGAGGAAATAAACAGAATTCAAAAGCTTCGGAACAAAGAGGGAAACtggatcgaagaagaagaagaactaaaaGCACATGTCCTCAAACACTTCCAAGACCTATACCAAGAGCAGGTAAATATCATTCTGGTTGATAATTTATCAGTTTTGATGCCTAATTTCAATACTTCTGATTGTAGGAAACTCATAGCTATGCCAACAGAAATGGAGATAAGAAGAGCTATTTTCAGCATCGGATCGCTCAAGGCACCAGGAAGTGACGGACTTCCGTCTCTCATCTACAAGAACAACTGGGAGATAATTAAAGAGAAGTTGTGTAATTTCATCTACTCCTGCTGGACCGAACCAAAACAGATAAAACAAAGCAACACTACCCTCTTGACGCTTGTCCCTAAGTTCAACAACCATGAGTTTATAAGTCAATTCAGACCTATTGCTCTCGCAAT TGTCATTTGGAATGGTAATAGAACGGAAGAGTTTGTGCCTAAAAGAGGCTTGAGACAGGGAGACCCCATCTCTCCCTACCTGTTTGTCATCGGCATGGACAAACTTTCCTACCTCATAGAAGACCGGGTTAAGAGAGGTTTATGGAAGGCAATTAGAGTGGGAAGGAAAGGACCTGACATATCCCACCTTGTGTTTGCGGATGACCTTCTCTTGTTTGCTGAAGCAACAATAGATCAGATTAAGGAAGTGACAGAGGTGATTGAAACCTTTTGCAAAGCTTCGGGACTGAAGATTAATGTAGAAAAATCCTCCATTGTTTTCTCTAAAAGAACCAATATGGACATCCGGCATGAAATCACTAAATATTCGGGCTTTAAAGAACAAAGGGACTTAGGCCGCTACCTAGGGGCTATGATCACTAGCaacagaaaagggaaagagaacTTCAAAGACATACTAGAGAGAGTCCATAACAAATTGAAAGGGTGGAAGA AGAATAAAGGGATCCTCATAAATAAAGCGTTAAATTTGGACACTGTGGATGCTGAAAGCCTAGTGTGGGAATGGACCAAGCAAAATGGCGAATGGGACATAGACAGACTTAATCAGAACTTGCCTCCTGAGATTGTAATGGAAATTATATGCAAACCACCACCTCAGGCAGAAAATGATGACGATAGAAGAGGGTGGAGACTGTCTCACGATGGGAATTTTTCTATTAACTCTACCTACAAAGAACTCAGAAAGTGGCCAAGTGAGGAGAAAACTATTTGGAAACAACTTTGGAGTTGGAGAGGTCCACAAAGAGCGAAAATTTTCTTATGGACAGCCATACACAAGAAATTGATGACAAATCAGAGAAGAGTCAGAATTTTTGGAGGAGCAGGGAACTGTACGCTATGTAATGGAGGACAAGAAGACATCGTTCATGTGCTGAGAAATTGTCCAAAGGCTTCAACAATTTGGGTGAACCTAGTTAAAACAGACGAAATCCCTAATTTCTTTCAATTGGAATGGGATAATTGGATAGAAATAAATCTTCAACAGCAACTGGGAAAAGATGAAGAGTTAGACTGGAGGGACGTGTTTATTACAGCTTGTTGGAGAATTTGGCAATGGAGGAACAAAGAAATTCATGAACAACAGTATAGAAGACCAATGCAACCATATGCAAAAATTAACAAAGAagccaagaaaattaaaaaagcgCTTGAGAAAGCTTACCTCATCGGAcagagaagaggaagaattgaGAGGAACGTTCAATGGAACCCCCCACCGGCAGGATGGATCAAATTGAACTCGGACGGAACAACTCAGGGCAACCTAGGAACTATCGGCTGTGGAGGAATTCTACGGGATGAAGAAGGGCGCTGGATAGCGGGCTTTTCTCACAAAATTGGAGTCGGAACAGCTTTCATGGCGGAACTCTGCGGTGTGAAGAAGGGATTAGAGATAACCTGGacaatgggttttcgaaaaattgtggTAGAGATATATGCGGGAGAAGTGATAAAGCTCCTCAACAAGGGAGAAAACTTGGCCTCCCACCCTAATGCTGTGGTCAGAGAGATATATGaattaaaaagaagaaattag